A window of the Xenopus laevis strain J_2021 chromosome 9_10L, Xenopus_laevis_v10.1, whole genome shotgun sequence genome harbors these coding sequences:
- the LOC108701719 gene encoding TBC1 domain family member 10B, which produces MELPPGRGFSPPGPRPVPPPRKSSMDRRTLSPVRREAKGSAAGDVSGEQRALWERGSDVNGSGDSVTRGEVPGTPEKAARDGSEKGHRKDGSVTQRVVIVMQSRVTTSADKQGSDTTTTPQHDTRSCDVQQQLHEGQGTLHHEAQIIVTQAKDITRGQGPSATNVPPQQDPERHGVLPQSLQRENVTPDTPPQHQVIQFILETEGDGQITCHQDQEHPWMPQKDSAIVRQDRESQIKVQPNREGRVTVPQGEVLEQGSGSHVASPPQPSVIGQAQQQKDNNLTPQQDRSNSQSCASQPQEGPSQETVAQAVSANQAALPLDSASPVALQQDSALEKKPPANPENRVTVQHKIVIEREVTVGQDGRAAETDRAAQRQEEWQQCGELPPSQPHSMASSEKALQPTNVILPQDTNMQPDVTQVQDSVRQSIVNKPQESTTQKEGTVVQDGAVHSVGTSVQKPLLEKSSPTDQPSTSSGPSHSSPGTAPVAAPSPIRVNDLSSPQRSISSKPPLPTPIRSNLYPGSQLPGHDQDSSLRSETASLSSYRMKPPAPDTLSYLDSVSLMSGTLESLTLMDDASSLGSDSEINGMPYRKTDKYGFLGGNQFSGNGESALSVDISRQRELKWLDMFSHWDKWMSRRFQKVKLRCRKGIPSSLRAKAWQLLSNSEELLRKNPGKFDEMERHPGDPKWLDVIEKDLHRQFPFHEMFAARGGHGQQDLYRILKAYTVYRPEEGYCQAQAPVAAVLLMHMPAEQAFWCLVQICDKYLPGYYSAGLEAIQLDGEIFFALLRKVCPMAYRHLKKFKIDPILYMTEWFMCIFSRTLPWASVLRVWDMFFCEGIKIVFRVGLVLLKHTLGSVDKLRSCQGMYETMEKLRSLPPQYMQEDFLLPEISGLPITDVLIEREGTTQLRKWRENRGELQYRPSRRLHGARQIHEEKVRLNPSLSGSRLSLSSLSSFRRYSPPPTAALLPESVVVSEGLRPALPSPTSNKTQLVPPKESGKKVKVKQREQEKQREREEKEEKERERKREKEEKLKEKEREKLREKEEKQREKEQRVQKEKVEGKQKKERKFSFRRKDPSTPATDAPKKTGKGAADSAAGAVHDTYF; this is translated from the exons ATGGAATTGCCCCCTGGACGCGGCTTCTCACCTCCGGGACCGCGGCCCGTACCCCCTCCCCGCAAGAGCTCTATGGACCGCCGGACGCTCAGCCCTGTAAGACGAGAGGCAAAGGGTAGCGCGGCAGGTGACGTCAGTGGTGagcagagggcattgtgggagcGAGGGAGTGATGTCAATGGTAGCGGTGATTCAGTGACTAGGGGGGAAGTTCCTGGAACCCCTGAGAAAGCTGCCCGTGATGGAAGTGAGAAAGGCCACAGGAAGGATGGGAGTGTCACTCAGAGGGTTGTCATAGTGATGCAGAGCAGGGTCACAACATCAGCAGACAAGCAGGGCAGTGATACAACAACAACACCCCAACATGATACCAGGAGTTGTGATGTCCAGCAGCAGCTTCATGAGGGACAAGGGACCCTGCACCATGAGGCGCAAATCATTGTAACTCAAGCAAAGGACATCACAAGGGGACAGGGCCCCAGCGCCACTAATGTGCCGCCACAACAGGACCCAGAGAGACATGGAGTTCTGCCTCAGAGTCTTCAGCGGGAGAATGTGACACCAGACACTCCGCCGCAACATCAAGTCATTCAGTTCATCCTGGAAACAGAGGGCGACGGCCAGATCACTTGTCACCAGGATCAGGAACATCCGTGGATGCCGCAGAAAGACAGCGCAATAGTACGGCAGGATCGCGAGAGCCAAATTAAAGTGCAACCAAATAGGGAGGGCCGAGTGACTGTGCCACAGGGTGAGGTGTTGGAACAGGGTAGTGGGAGCCATGTTGCATCTCCACCACAACCGAGTGTTATCGGACAAGCACAGCAGCAGAAAGACAATAACCTGACTCCACAACAAGACCGTTCAAATAGTCAGAGTTGTGCGTCACAACCACAAGAGGGCCCAAGCCAAGAGACCGTGGCACAGGCAGTCAGTGCCAACCAAGCAGCGTTGCCGTTGGATAGTGCCAGTCCCGTGGCGCTGCAGCAGGATTCTGCCCTAGAAAAGAAACCGCCAGCAAATCCCGAGAATCGTGTAACCGTACAACACAAGATTGTCATTGAGAGGGAGGTGACGGTTGGGCAGGATGGCAGGGCAGCGGAAACCGACAGGGCAGCTCAGAGGCAAGAGGAATGGCAGCAGTGCGGTGAACTTCCCCCATCTCAGCCGCACAGCATGGCGTCAAGTGAAAAGGCACTACAACCAACCAATGTAATTCTTCCACAGGACACCAATATGCAGCCTGATGTCACACAGGTGCAGGATAGTGTTAGGCAAAGTATTGTTAACAAACCTCAAGAGAGCACCACTCAGAAGGAGGGAACGGTGGTTCAGGATGGGGCCGTGCACAGTGTTGGGACTTCTGTACAAAAGCCCTTGTTGGAAAAGAGCAGTCCAACAGATCAACCTTCCACATCCTCAGGACCTTCTCATTCTTCACCTGGAACAGCCCCAGTGGCTGCCCCTTCCCCTATCCGTGTTAATGACCTCTCAAGCCCTCAAAGGAGCATCTCTTCTAAACCCCCTCTCCCCACCCCAATTAGATCAAATCTGTACCCTGGCTCGCAGCTCCCGGGACATGATCAGGATTCTTCCCTCCGGAGTGAAACGGCCTCTCTGTCCAGCTACAGGATGAAGCCTCCAGCTCCAGACACCCTCAGTTACTTGGACTCTGTTAGCCTGATGTCGGGCACATTGGAGTCGCTCACCCTCATGGACGATGCCAGCTCTTTGGGCTCTGATTCCGAGATCAATGGCATGCCGTACCGCAAGACCGACAAATATGGATTCCTGGGAGGAAATCAGTTCAGCGGCAATGG GGAGAGCGCTCTATCTGTGGATATCTCCCGACAGAGGGAGCTGAAGTGGCTGGACATGTTTAGCCACTGGGACAAGTGGATGAGCCGTCGGTTCCAGAAG GTGAAGCTCCGTTGCAGGAAGGGGATTCCGTCCTCTCTTCGTGCAAAAGCATGGCAGCTTCTGTCTAACAGCGAGGAACTTTTAAGGAAGAATCCAGGAAAATTTGAT GAGATGGAGCGGCATCCAGGAGACCCCAAGTGGCTGGATGTGATTGAGAAGGATCTACATAGACAGTTTCCTTTTCATGAGATGTTTGCTGCTCGCGGTGGGCACGG ACAGCAGGATCTGTACCGTATCCTAAAAGCCTACACTGTGTACCGGCCGGAGGAAGGATATTGCCAGGCGCAGGCTCCGGTGGCAGCTGTTCTTCTCATGCACATGCCAGCTGAG CAAGCCTTCTGGTGTTTGGTTCAGATCTGTGATAAATACCTACCAGGATATTACAGTGCTGGGTTG GAAGCGATCCAATTAGACGGGGAGATTTTCTTTGCCCTCCTGCGTAAGGTGTGTCCCATGGCCTACCGGCACCTGAAGAAGTTCAAGATTGACCCCATCCTTTACATGACCGAGTGGTTTATGTGCATCTTCTCCCGGACCCTGCCGTGGGCATCAGTGCTGCGTGTCTGGGATATGTTTTTCtgtgaag GGATTAAAATTGTGTTCCGCGTGGGTCTGGTTTTACTGAAACACACTCTGGGCTCCGTGGACAAGTTGCGCAGTTGCCAGGGGATGTACGAGACCATGGAAAAGCTGCGCAGTCTGCCGCCACAATACATGCAGGAGGATTTCCTGCTTCCTGAG ATCAGCGGCCTTCCTATCACGGACGTGCTGATTGAGCGAGAAGGCACCACCCAACTGCGGAAGTGGCGTGAGAATCGAGGCGAGTTACAGTACCGCCCCTCTCGCCGGTTACACGGAGCTCGTCAGATCCACGAAGAGAAAGTCAGGCTTAACCCATCCCTCAGCGGCAGCCGTCTGAGCCTCTCCAGCCTCTCCAGCTTCCGTCGCTACTCCCCACCCCCGACTGCTGCTCTGCTTCCCGAGTCCGTGGTGGTATCTGAGGGGCTTCGTCCAGCCCTGCCTTCCCCGACCTCCAACAAAACCCAACTGGTCCCTCCTAAAGAAAGCGGGAAGAAAGTCAAGGTGAAGCAAAGAGAAcaagagaagcagagagagagggaagagaaggAGGAGAAGGAACGGGAGCGGAAAAGAGAGAAGGAGGAGAAGCTGAAGGAAAAGGAGAGGGAGAAGCTGCGAGAAAAAGAGGAGAAGCAGAGGGAGAAAGAGCAACGAGTTCAGAAGGAGAAGGTCGAGGGGAAGCAGAAAAAAGAGAGGAAGTTTTCTTTTCGGCGCAAAGACCCATCCACCCCGGCAACGGATGCCCCGAAAAAGACTGGGAAAGGGGCAGCGGACAGTGCAGCAGGGGCAGTTCATGACACATACTTTTGA